In Nisaea acidiphila, the DNA window GGGAAGGTCAGAAACCATGTTCGACGGTAAGCAGATCACCATTTTCGGAGGCTCCGGCTTCATCGGCCGGAATATCGTGCGCGAACTGGCGCAGCGCGGCGCCCGCATCGAAGTCGCCTGCCGCGACGTGGAAGGCGCCAAGCACCTGAAGGTCCAGGGAGTCGTCGGGCAGGTCACACCGGTCCATGTCGACGTGACCGAAGGGGAGAGCGCGATCGCTCCCGCCGTAGAGGGCGCCGACATGGTGATCAATCTCTGCGGCATTCTCTACGAGAGCGGCCGCAACCGGTTCGACGCCGTGCAGGCGACCGCGCCCGGCCTGATCGCAGCGGCGGCTGCAAAAGCAGGCGCGAAGAAATTCGTCCATATCTCCGCAATCGGTGCCGATGCCAAATCGCCGGCTCGCTATGCACGCAGCAAGGCGGCCGGCGAGGAAGCCGTGCGCGCCGCCTTCCCGGGTGCGTCGATCCTGCGGCCCAGCATCGTTTTCGGCCCCGACGACGACTTCTTCAATCGCTTCGGTGCGATGGCGGAAAGCTTGCCCTTCCTGCCGCTGATCGGCGGCGGCAAGACGAAGTTCCAGCCTGTCTATGTGGACGATGTCGCCGACGCCGCCCTGAACGCGCTGGCCAGCGATCCGGCGGCAGGCAAGATCTTCGAACTCGGCGGCCCGAAGATTTACAGCTTCAGGGACCTGATGGAACTGGTGATCGCGCAGACCGGCCGCAAACGCCGCCTCGTCGACATCCCGTTCTGGCTCGCTTCCGTAGAAGCCGCGTTCCTCGAATGGCTCCCGACCCCGCCGCTGACCCGCGACCAGGTAGAGCTGCTGAAAAGCGACAACGTCGTTTCGGAAGGTGCGCTGACGCTGCAGGATCTCGAAGTCGAACCGACGGCGTGCGAAGCGATCCTGCCGACCTATCTCGACCGTTTCCGCCCCGGCGGCCGCTATAACCGGTTCCGGGCGGCCTGACGGAGCGGGTACGGCGTCCTGCAATGACCGGTCATTTCAGATCCGCGACATAGTCCCGGTTCGCGTATGGTCCGCGAACCGAGGTCAAAACGGCATAGATATATGCCGAAGCAAGCAGCGAAAGACAGGTGACTGGAAGCGTTACGAGGCCCGAGATGAATTCGACATCCGGGATGTTGCGCGACACCAGATAGAGTCTTGAGAAGGACAGCGACAGCCCGGTGAGGGACTGCCCGCTAACAAGCGAAACGACCAGCCAATAAGTGTACTGCACTACGACTTCTATCAAGAAAGTCGCAAACTGGAGCAGCACGAGAACTGCCAAGATATGGAGTCGGTATCCCCGGGTCATCTGAAAACTTGCCTCGGTTGCCGCAAGCGGGCCGATGCGCTCCATTGCGGCGACGGGAAGCGCAAGGAACCAAGAACACAGCGCGATCAGACCGGGGACGACAAGAAGCAGGAATCCGATCGCGATGCCGATGAAAGCGAATGCTCCGGCCATGAAAACCCAAATGGCGCAAGATAGACCCGCTCTTACGGCGTCGGATGCAGACAGGGGCGTTCCTCGAAGCTGCCTAATTGCGGCGTAAATCAAGATCGAGGCGGAAAAACTCCCGACGAACAGATTGAGCCCTGCAAGCCCCCAGGCTTGCCAGCCTCGCGGCCACCATCCGCCAAACTTCACGGCAAGATATTCCGCTGAACCCAATAAAAGGATCGGCGTCCCAAGAACGACCGAATAGAATAAGAACCGTTCGCGGTACAAATTGACGGTATTCGCCAGAATGTCCCGGACCGTGAGCCCTTCGACCTTGAAGAAATAAGAAGATTCCATGCGCCCCAACCGCACTCGCCAGATATCGCCCTAAATCCGCCACGTCGGAGGAACAA includes these proteins:
- a CDS encoding complex I NDUFA9 subunit family protein, which gives rise to MFDGKQITIFGGSGFIGRNIVRELAQRGARIEVACRDVEGAKHLKVQGVVGQVTPVHVDVTEGESAIAPAVEGADMVINLCGILYESGRNRFDAVQATAPGLIAAAAAKAGAKKFVHISAIGADAKSPARYARSKAAGEEAVRAAFPGASILRPSIVFGPDDDFFNRFGAMAESLPFLPLIGGGKTKFQPVYVDDVADAALNALASDPAAGKIFELGGPKIYSFRDLMELVIAQTGRKRRLVDIPFWLASVEAAFLEWLPTPPLTRDQVELLKSDNVVSEGALTLQDLEVEPTACEAILPTYLDRFRPGGRYNRFRAA